One genomic segment of Sphingorhabdus sp. M41 includes these proteins:
- the glpX gene encoding class II fructose-bisphosphatase, whose product MPKASDILDRVLVMEMVRVTEAAAISAADLIGRGDEKAADAAAVEAMRAALNELDICGTVVIGEGERDEAPMLFIGEKVGRGCEGESPAIDIALDPLEGTTITAKAGANALAVLAIAEKGNLLNAPDVYMDKLAVGPGYSPGIIDLNKSVTENVAAVAKEKGVEPSEIIVCVLDRPRHDKIIAELRGIGCGIMLIPDGDVAGVIATTDEDTTVDMYMGSGGAPEGVLAAAALRCVGGQFKGRLLFRNDDERQRAYKWGIEDLDKIYDLKELAKGDVIFAATGVTHGSLLEGVKKLRGGKMTTESVVMRASSGTVRWVKSEHRKT is encoded by the coding sequence ATGCCCAAAGCAAGCGACATATTGGACCGCGTACTGGTTATGGAAATGGTACGCGTCACCGAAGCGGCGGCGATATCGGCAGCCGATCTGATCGGTCGCGGTGATGAAAAGGCAGCGGATGCTGCTGCTGTTGAAGCGATGCGCGCGGCGCTGAACGAGCTGGACATATGCGGCACCGTAGTGATCGGCGAAGGCGAACGCGACGAGGCTCCAATGCTGTTTATCGGGGAAAAAGTTGGACGCGGCTGTGAAGGCGAATCTCCGGCCATTGATATCGCGCTGGATCCGCTGGAAGGCACAACCATTACCGCCAAGGCCGGTGCCAATGCGCTGGCCGTTCTGGCCATTGCGGAAAAAGGCAACCTGTTGAACGCGCCTGACGTCTATATGGACAAGCTGGCTGTCGGACCTGGCTATTCGCCGGGTATCATCGATCTCAACAAGTCGGTCACCGAAAATGTCGCTGCCGTTGCCAAGGAAAAGGGCGTTGAGCCATCCGAAATCATCGTCTGTGTTCTCGACCGACCGCGCCACGACAAGATAATCGCGGAACTGCGCGGCATCGGATGCGGCATCATGCTGATCCCGGACGGTGATGTCGCTGGCGTCATCGCGACGACCGACGAAGACACGACGGTTGATATGTATATGGGCAGCGGCGGCGCGCCCGAAGGCGTGCTCGCGGCAGCCGCGCTGCGCTGTGTTGGCGGCCAGTTCAAGGGCCGTCTGTTGTTCCGCAACGACGACGAACGCCAGCGCGCCTATAAATGGGGCATCGAAGATCTCGACAAAATCTACGACCTGAAAGAGCTGGCCAAAGGCGATGTGATCTTTGCCGCGACCGGGGTTACCCATGGTTCGCTGCTCGAAGGCGTGAAGAAATTGCGCGGCGGCAAGATGACCACCGAAAGCGTCGTCATGCGCGCCTCATCCGGCACCGTACGCTGGGTGAAGAGCGAGCATCGCAAGACTTGA
- a CDS encoding alpha/beta hydrolase yields MGIASREMLKRLASKARWSILALPWLIAGCVTPVEYGKIPHSDYVAPERCNPTGSVKVDGSDKPFFFVTSRLPDCLTENISLLNHRGDKVRYGRFAGPRDVEREPGKTVRTIPLAFSDSQQWWAQLASKMKAADGRVLLYVHGYRETFFSSSRDTDQIARLANFTGPAIQYSWPSQGALFKYPVDETNMYWDERNFRKFLMQLAQLESTKEIILISHSLGARLVLPSVEYVDRNVSNGDSSVISNIILVSPDVDTQDFERDIAEEILSDRRVRNDRRITVYASINDRALSLSDNYHGYPRLGYPRCFNPFEAADLKARNLPERCYAKHPKYAQAVDKAALTIIDTSAISRGSSGHSNYLLSAPVCRDFAAVVNGERKPDGRQATHLEHVFALPRISEDEKLDHLAICRRTE; encoded by the coding sequence ATGGGGATTGCAAGCCGTGAAATGCTGAAGCGATTGGCATCGAAAGCCAGATGGTCAATCCTCGCGTTGCCGTGGCTGATCGCCGGGTGCGTGACACCGGTGGAATATGGTAAAATACCGCATTCAGACTATGTCGCACCCGAGCGATGCAATCCAACGGGAAGCGTTAAGGTCGACGGAAGTGACAAGCCATTTTTCTTTGTCACCAGCCGATTGCCGGACTGCCTGACCGAGAATATCAGTCTGCTCAATCATCGCGGAGACAAAGTGCGCTACGGGCGATTCGCCGGACCGCGAGACGTAGAACGCGAACCGGGCAAAACGGTCCGTACCATTCCGCTGGCCTTCTCCGATTCTCAACAATGGTGGGCCCAGCTTGCCAGCAAGATGAAAGCTGCTGATGGTCGGGTTCTGCTCTATGTCCACGGCTATCGGGAAACATTCTTCTCCAGCTCGCGCGATACGGACCAGATCGCCCGGCTGGCCAACTTCACCGGACCGGCCATTCAATATAGCTGGCCTTCGCAAGGCGCACTGTTCAAATATCCGGTCGATGAAACCAATATGTATTGGGATGAACGCAACTTTCGCAAATTTCTGATGCAGCTGGCTCAGCTGGAATCGACGAAGGAAATCATCCTCATTTCCCATTCGCTGGGTGCGCGACTGGTTCTGCCATCGGTGGAATATGTGGACCGCAATGTTTCCAATGGCGATTCGAGCGTCATATCGAACATCATTCTGGTGTCGCCGGATGTCGATACGCAGGATTTTGAACGCGACATCGCGGAAGAAATATTATCCGACCGGCGCGTCCGCAACGACCGGCGGATTACGGTATATGCATCGATTAATGATCGGGCCCTGTCGCTGTCCGACAATTACCATGGCTATCCTCGCCTGGGCTATCCCCGGTGCTTCAATCCTTTTGAAGCGGCTGATCTCAAGGCCAGAAACCTCCCCGAACGATGCTATGCAAAACATCCCAAATATGCGCAGGCTGTCGACAAGGCGGCGCTGACCATCATCGACACCTCCGCGATCAGCCGCGGCAGCAGCGGCCACAGCAACTATCTGCTGAGCGCGCCCGTCTGCCGGGATTTTGCCGCAGTGGTCAATGGCGAACGAAAGCCGGACGGGCGCCAGGCGACGCATCTTGAGCATGTCTTTGCCCTGCCGCGAATTTCCGAGGACGAAAAACTCGATCATCTGGCGATTTGTCGCCGGACAGAATGA